From Triticum urartu cultivar G1812 chromosome 2, Tu2.1, whole genome shotgun sequence, a single genomic window includes:
- the LOC125539221 gene encoding salt tolerance receptor-like cytoplasmic kinase 1: MFQGCGLFACVSRRGADVRKRGEAGAASSRVAAEPAVWEEEEEAGGAARRMAWAEVESATGAFSSRVIGQGGFSTVYLASLSSARLAAVKVHCSSERLHRAFRQELDVLLSLRHPHIVRLLGYCDERDEGVLVFEYAPNGDLHQRLHGGEEDAVPLPWLRRVAIAFQVATALEYLHEGRSQAVVHGDIKASNVLLDGNMDAKLCDFGFAHSGVSATAGRGRSSGRAIMGSPGYVDPQLLRTGVANEQSDVYSFGVLLLELVTGREAVCRETGRRLTAVVCPTVSEGNVADVVDRSLTGKYSADEAAVVAELAMRCVSDAPGLRPSMADVVHVLQEKTTALISAVGSRLDRRMMF; this comes from the coding sequence ATGTTTCAAGGGTGCGGCCTGTTCGCGTGCGTGAGCCGGCGCGGCGCCGACGTCAGGAAGCGGGGCGAGGCGGGCGCGGCCAGCTCGCGGGTcgcggcggagccggcggtgtgggaggaggaggaggaggccggcggcgcCGCCAGGCGGATGGCGTGGGCGGAGGTAGAGTCCGCCACGGGGGCCTTCTCGTCCCGCGTCATCGGCCAGGGCGGCTTCAGCACCGTCTACCTCGCCTCGCTCTCCTccgcccgcctcgccgccgtcaAGGTGCACTGCAGCAGCGAGCGCCTCCACCGCGCCTTCCGCCAGGAGCTCGACGTGCTGCTCTCCCTCCGCCACCCGCACATCGTCCGCCTGCTCGGCTACTGCGACGAGCGCGACGAGGGCGTGCTGGTCTTCGAGTACGCGCCCAACGGCGACCTCCACCAGCGGCTCCACGGCGGCGAGGAAGACGCGGTGCCcctgccgtggttgcgccgcgTGGCGATTGCGTTCCAGGTGGCCACGGCGCTGGAGTACCTCCACGAGGGCCGCAGCCAGGCGGTCGTCCACGGGGACATCAAGGCGTCCAACGTCCTCCTCGACGGTAACATGGACGCCAAGCTCTGCGACTTCGGCTTCGCGCACTCCGGCGTCTCGGCCACGGCGGGCCGCGGCAGGTCGTCTGGGCGCGCCATCATGGGCTCCCCGGGTTACGTCGACCCCCAGCTCCTCCGCACCGGCGTGGCCAACGAGCAGAGCGACGTGTACAGCTTCGGCGTGCTGCTGCTCGAGCTGGTGACCGGGAGGGAGGCCGTGTGCCGCGAGACCGGACGCCGTCTTACCGCGGTGGTGTGCCCCACGGTCAGCGAGGGGAACGTGGCCGATGTGGTGGACCGGAGTCTCACCGGCAAGTACAGCGCCGACGAGGCGGCCGTCGTCGCGGAGCTCGCGATGCGGTGCGTCAGCGACGCCCCCGGGCTCAGGCCGTCCATGGCGGACGTGGTGCACGTGCTCCAGGAGAAGACCACCGCGTTGATCTCGGCCGTCGGATCCAGATTGGACCGCAGGATGATGTTCTAG